The following are encoded together in the Candidatus Desulfatibia profunda genome:
- a CDS encoding ribonuclease J has translation MLRIIPLGGLGEIGLNMMVIEKDSASFIIDAGLMFPEDYMLGVDYVIPDMSYIKEHKSKILGIVLTHAHEDHIGALPYLLRVVNVPVFGTPFTLGIVRHKLEEQGLLLSALLHEISPREKLRLGNFELEFIRVSHSAADGVGIAVKTPLGLIVHTGDFKISHSSIDGMLTDVSKFAQCGEEGVLALLSDSTNVEKEGYTIPEQEVAETLARIATGRKGRIIVGLFASSITRIQQVIDIAETLNRKIVFNGRSIETSVNIAKNLGYIRVPAGMEIDVEQVADFPDDEIVIITTGSQGEPMAALARMSLGSHKQVKIKKEDTVILSSKFIPGNEKAIAKIINDLYRRGADVIYEKISAIHVSGHAFQEELKLMINLTRPKYFIPIHGEYRHLILHARLAAQVGILKENVLLAENGQVIEFDENGGRVCDSVITGRVLIDGKGVGDVGRSVLKERRDLSEDGIVVVNMVIDEETGIVVYGPEIVSRGFVFENETGHLLEDAKCVILEVIEEVGPDVRERTDKIRSKIQVALRKYFSFTIRRRPIILAFILEV, from the coding sequence ATGTTGAGAATAATACCCTTAGGCGGCCTGGGAGAAATCGGCCTCAATATGATGGTGATTGAAAAAGACAGTGCGTCTTTTATTATAGATGCAGGCCTGATGTTTCCCGAAGATTACATGCTGGGTGTTGATTATGTCATCCCGGACATGAGCTATATCAAAGAGCATAAATCAAAAATTTTAGGGATTGTTCTAACGCACGCTCATGAAGATCATATCGGCGCTTTGCCGTATCTGCTCAGGGTGGTCAATGTGCCGGTTTTCGGGACTCCTTTTACACTGGGAATTGTGCGGCATAAACTTGAAGAACAGGGGTTATTGCTATCGGCGTTATTGCATGAAATTTCCCCAAGAGAAAAGCTTAGGTTGGGCAACTTTGAACTTGAGTTTATTCGTGTCAGTCACAGTGCCGCCGACGGTGTCGGTATAGCCGTTAAAACGCCTCTGGGTCTTATTGTCCATACCGGAGATTTTAAAATCAGCCATAGCTCCATTGACGGCATGTTAACCGATGTCAGCAAGTTTGCTCAGTGTGGCGAGGAAGGCGTCCTGGCGCTTTTGTCTGATTCCACCAATGTTGAAAAGGAAGGGTACACGATTCCCGAGCAGGAGGTGGCTGAAACCCTGGCAAGGATTGCAACCGGCCGGAAGGGACGGATTATCGTCGGACTCTTTGCTTCCAGCATTACCCGCATCCAACAGGTCATTGATATTGCGGAGACGTTAAACCGAAAAATCGTTTTCAACGGCAGAAGTATTGAGACCAGCGTTAACATTGCCAAAAATCTCGGCTACATCCGCGTTCCCGCCGGGATGGAAATCGACGTTGAACAGGTGGCCGACTTTCCGGATGACGAGATCGTCATCATAACAACCGGCAGCCAGGGAGAGCCCATGGCAGCCCTGGCCCGGATGTCTTTAGGCAGCCATAAACAAGTAAAGATCAAAAAAGAGGATACGGTGATTCTTTCCTCAAAATTTATTCCCGGAAATGAGAAGGCCATCGCCAAGATCATCAATGACCTTTACCGACGAGGGGCCGATGTTATTTATGAAAAGATATCGGCGATTCATGTATCCGGTCATGCCTTTCAGGAAGAGTTGAAACTGATGATAAACCTGACAAGACCAAAATATTTTATACCGATCCACGGCGAATACCGGCATCTGATTCTGCATGCCCGCCTGGCCGCGCAGGTCGGCATTTTAAAGGAAAATGTTCTTTTGGCTGAAAACGGTCAGGTCATCGAATTTGATGAAAACGGAGGGAGGGTTTGTGACAGTGTCATCACCGGCCGGGTGCTGATAGATGGTAAAGGTGTCGGCGATGTCGGCCGCAGCGTCTTAAAGGAACGGCGCGATTTGTCCGAAGACGGCATTGTTGTCGTGAATATGGTCATAGATGAAGAAACCGGGATTGTCGTCTACGGGCCTGAAATTGTCTCCCGCGGGTTTGTATTCGAGAACGAGACCGGCCATCTTCTGGAAGACGCCAAGTGTGTTATCCTTGAGGTTATAGAAGAAGTGGGTCCTGATGTTCGGGAGCGTACGGATAAGATCCGGTCGAAGATCCAAGTGGCGTTAAGAAAATATTTTTCCTTTACCATTAGACGCCGTCCGATTATACTCGCTTTTATTTTGGAAGTGTGA